The Haloarchaeobius amylolyticus genome window below encodes:
- a CDS encoding AbrB/MazE/SpoVT family DNA-binding domain-containing protein produces METRKLQTVGGGTYTVSIPKQWARDNSLESGTEVYLFTHTDGSIILRSSKRDTEDLADATVTVESDDPERVTQALGAAHAIGFETVTLRPGEAFTPEQRRAVRSMVGDLVGTEILVEEAEEITVQNLLNASDVSVRQSVVQLQFVVSSIHRSATTSLTEAREGAHDQLRDREEDADRLAGMIARHFNRSLISLGEVDRLGISRPELFDYYDTARQLEQVAGTAVELARVTEFLSAPLPDAVAEEVHDIADATRDVVDDATTAVLKDSDVDAAYAALDERDAVLADIAAVEEALFDARAEMGELSATDRCALIRGLDSLARTAERGGAIADVAIRASIRSENI; encoded by the coding sequence ATGGAGACACGTAAACTGCAGACGGTCGGCGGCGGCACGTACACGGTGTCGATTCCCAAACAGTGGGCCCGCGACAACTCCCTCGAATCGGGGACCGAGGTGTACCTCTTCACCCACACCGACGGGTCGATCATCCTCCGGTCCTCGAAGCGGGACACCGAGGACCTGGCGGACGCCACCGTCACGGTCGAGAGCGACGACCCCGAGCGCGTGACCCAGGCCCTGGGCGCGGCCCACGCCATCGGCTTCGAGACGGTGACGCTGCGACCGGGCGAGGCGTTCACGCCCGAGCAGCGCCGGGCGGTCCGGTCGATGGTCGGCGACCTCGTCGGGACGGAGATACTCGTCGAGGAGGCCGAGGAGATAACGGTCCAGAACCTGCTCAACGCCTCGGACGTCTCGGTCCGGCAGTCGGTCGTCCAGCTCCAGTTCGTCGTCAGCTCCATCCACCGGTCGGCGACCACCTCCCTCACCGAGGCGCGGGAGGGGGCACACGACCAGTTGCGCGACCGCGAGGAGGACGCCGACCGGCTGGCCGGGATGATCGCCCGGCACTTCAACCGGTCGCTCATCTCCCTCGGCGAGGTCGACCGTCTCGGCATCTCCCGCCCCGAGTTGTTCGACTACTACGACACGGCCAGACAGCTCGAACAGGTCGCGGGCACGGCCGTCGAACTCGCCCGAGTCACCGAGTTCCTCTCGGCGCCGCTGCCCGACGCGGTCGCTGAAGAGGTCCACGACATCGCCGACGCGACGCGGGACGTGGTCGACGACGCGACCACCGCGGTCCTGAAGGACAGCGACGTCGACGCCGCCTACGCCGCACTCGACGAGCGCGACGCGGTGCTCGCCGACATCGCGGCGGTCGAGGAGGCGCTGTTCGACGCCCGGGCGGAGATGGGCGAACTGTCCGCCACTGACCGGTGTGCGCTGATCCGCGGGCTCGACAGCCTCGCCCGCACCGCCGAGCGCGGCGGTGCCATCGCCGACGTGGCGATACGTGCCAGTATCCGGTCGGAGAACATCTGA
- a CDS encoding ParA family protein, which produces MSTQERSAAIVGATGGAGATRLTVELAATLARDGRSVAVFDASFATQGLSHYVHGRIDVDVTRLLTDDSVHQRAAMVDLGIDTPGTVDVCPAYASLERFARAKSGEAADRFGEVVRRATEHYDHVLVDTPPVADNPSIAAVNAADRVALVVPPSKRGVDTLRRAEDRLADIGSGADRVLANRVADLDDHPVEPADVAIPESEVADVAGAPVCVAGETGPYAQTVATAAEAVFNTQLDIEFPRGGLRSRLASRF; this is translated from the coding sequence ATGTCCACACAGGAGCGCTCCGCCGCCATCGTCGGCGCGACCGGCGGCGCGGGCGCGACCCGCCTCACCGTCGAACTCGCCGCGACGCTCGCCCGCGACGGCCGGAGCGTCGCCGTCTTCGACGCCTCGTTCGCCACGCAGGGCCTCAGTCACTACGTCCACGGCCGCATCGACGTCGACGTGACGCGCCTGCTGACCGACGACTCGGTCCACCAGCGCGCCGCCATGGTCGACCTCGGCATCGACACGCCGGGGACGGTCGACGTCTGCCCGGCCTACGCCTCGCTCGAACGCTTCGCCCGCGCGAAGTCCGGCGAGGCCGCCGACCGCTTCGGGGAGGTCGTCCGCCGGGCCACCGAGCACTACGACCACGTGCTGGTCGACACGCCGCCGGTCGCGGACAACCCCTCCATCGCGGCGGTCAACGCGGCCGACCGCGTGGCGCTGGTCGTGCCACCCTCGAAGCGCGGCGTCGACACGCTCCGACGCGCCGAGGACCGCCTCGCCGACATCGGGTCGGGGGCGGACCGCGTCCTCGCCAATCGGGTGGCGGACCTCGACGACCACCCCGTCGAGCCGGCCGACGTGGCCATCCCCGAGAGCGAGGTGGCCGACGTGGCCGGCGCGCCCGTCTGCGTGGCGGGCGAGACCGGCCCGTACGCCCAGACCGTCGCGACCGCGGCCGAGGCCGTCTTCAACACCCAGTTAGATATCGAGTTCCCCCGCGGCGGCCTGCGCAGCCGGCTCGCCTCGCGCTTTTGA
- a CDS encoding HIT family protein, translating into MDDCIFCQIVAGDIPSRTVYEDDHAFAFLDVNPLAPGHTLVIPKNHHETLNDLPADEGSAVFSALHELVPRVEAAVDADGSTVAFNNGEAAGQEVPHVHGHIVPRFDGDGNGPIHALFDGPGEMADEELDRIADEIAADDA; encoded by the coding sequence ATGGACGATTGCATCTTCTGCCAGATCGTCGCTGGCGACATCCCGAGCCGCACCGTCTACGAGGACGACCACGCCTTCGCGTTCCTCGACGTGAACCCCCTCGCGCCCGGGCACACCCTCGTTATCCCGAAGAACCACCACGAGACCCTGAACGACCTGCCCGCCGACGAGGGGTCGGCCGTCTTCTCGGCACTGCACGAACTCGTCCCGCGCGTCGAGGCCGCGGTCGACGCCGACGGCTCGACCGTCGCGTTCAACAACGGCGAGGCCGCCGGCCAGGAGGTCCCGCACGTCCACGGCCACATCGTCCCGCGCTTCGACGGCGACGGGAACGGCCCCATCCACGCCCTGTTCGACGGCCCGGGCGAGATGGCCGACGAGGAACTCGACCGCATCGCCGACGAGATCGCGGCCGACGACGCGTAA
- a CDS encoding uracil-DNA glycosylase, which translates to MAAFPDAADRFVVEPGCARCPQLAECRQRIAWGNGPRDADVVVVGEAPAAGDPDADRWRGGNLTGLAYTSRHSGRRVRDLLASAGDPDAYYTNAVKCFPEAPEGGTNREPTAEELANCRAHLETELATVAPAVVVPTGKHATETVFAFDDRTLDGFLDAVLEPVDSPELGCAVLPILHPSYQDVWVSRLGYDPGEYEAALGDALDRLVGR; encoded by the coding sequence ATGGCCGCGTTCCCCGACGCCGCCGACCGGTTCGTCGTCGAGCCGGGCTGTGCCCGCTGCCCGCAACTCGCCGAGTGCAGACAGCGAATCGCGTGGGGCAACGGCCCCCGCGACGCCGACGTGGTCGTGGTCGGCGAGGCACCCGCGGCCGGCGACCCCGACGCCGACCGCTGGCGGGGCGGCAACCTGACCGGGCTGGCGTACACGTCCCGCCACTCCGGCCGCCGTGTCCGCGACCTGCTCGCGTCGGCGGGTGACCCCGACGCCTACTACACGAACGCGGTGAAGTGCTTCCCCGAGGCCCCAGAGGGCGGGACGAACCGGGAACCAACCGCCGAAGAACTGGCGAACTGCCGCGCCCACCTGGAGACGGAACTCGCCACCGTGGCCCCCGCGGTCGTGGTTCCCACCGGGAAACACGCCACCGAGACGGTGTTCGCGTTCGACGACCGCACCCTCGACGGCTTCCTCGATGCGGTCCTGGAACCGGTCGACTCGCCCGAACTGGGCTGTGCCGTCCTTCCCATCCTCCACCCCTCGTATCAGGACGTCTGGGTCTCGCGCCTCGGCTACGACCCCGGAGAGTACGAGGCTGCCCTCGGCGACGCACTCGACCGGCTGGTCGGTCGCTAG
- the pstB gene encoding phosphate ABC transporter ATP-binding protein PstB, translated as MTETESQSVSRERTDDQPLTTTTGETQEEVQAEWTDYESESDTKLSVRDLDVYYGDDHALKSVSMDIPEKSVTALIGPSGCGKSTFLRCLNRMNDRIKVAQVDGSVELDGEEVYQDDVNLVELRKRVGMVFQNPNPFPKSIRDNIAYGPRKHGDLETGLIARLTGRATPQKELDLVKESLQQAALWEEVNERLDDSALGLSGGQQQRLCIARCLAVDPEVILMDEPASALDPIATSKIEELIEQLSEEYTVVIVTHNMQQAARISDQTAVFLTGGELVEYDKTEKIFEDPESQRVEDYITGKFG; from the coding sequence ATGACCGAGACAGAATCCCAATCCGTGTCACGCGAACGCACCGACGACCAACCACTGACCACCACGACCGGCGAGACCCAGGAGGAGGTCCAGGCGGAGTGGACCGACTACGAGTCCGAGAGCGACACGAAACTGTCGGTCCGCGACCTCGACGTCTACTACGGGGACGACCACGCGCTCAAGAGCGTCTCGATGGACATCCCCGAGAAGAGCGTCACCGCCCTCATCGGGCCCTCGGGCTGTGGGAAGTCGACGTTCCTCCGGTGTCTCAACCGGATGAACGACCGCATCAAGGTCGCGCAAGTCGACGGCTCGGTCGAGCTCGACGGCGAGGAGGTCTACCAGGACGACGTGAACCTGGTCGAACTCCGCAAGCGGGTCGGCATGGTGTTCCAGAACCCGAACCCGTTCCCGAAGTCCATCCGCGACAACATCGCGTACGGGCCGCGCAAGCACGGCGACCTCGAGACCGGGCTCATCGCCCGCCTCACCGGGCGTGCGACCCCCCAGAAGGAGCTGGACCTCGTCAAGGAGTCGCTCCAGCAGGCCGCGCTGTGGGAGGAGGTCAACGAGCGCCTCGACGACAGCGCCCTCGGCCTCTCCGGCGGCCAGCAACAGCGCCTGTGCATCGCGCGCTGTCTCGCCGTCGACCCCGAGGTCATCCTGATGGACGAGCCCGCGAGCGCCCTCGACCCCATCGCGACCTCGAAGATCGAGGAGCTCATCGAGCAGCTCTCCGAGGAGTACACCGTCGTCATCGTCACGCACAACATGCAGCAGGCGGCGCGTATCTCCGACCAGACCGCGGTGTTCCTCACGGGCGGCGAACTCGTGGAGTACGATAAGACCGAGAAGATCTTCGAGGACCCGGAGAGTCAGCGGGTCGAGGACTACATCACCGGCAAGTTCGGGTGA
- a CDS encoding dehydratase → MQVPETGDTDTFSRTFTPQEVRDFATLSHDEGSHHVESDDDGRLLVHGLLTATLPTKIGGDYDVLAREMDFEFPRPVYTGEEVTCRWRFEHVTECEDRYSLSARAVCRNEAGEVVLRAEIAGVILK, encoded by the coding sequence ATGCAGGTCCCCGAGACCGGCGACACGGACACCTTCTCGCGCACCTTCACCCCCCAGGAGGTCCGCGACTTCGCGACCCTCTCGCACGACGAGGGGAGCCACCACGTCGAGAGCGACGATGACGGTCGGCTGCTCGTCCACGGCCTCCTGACGGCGACGCTGCCGACCAAGATCGGCGGCGACTACGACGTGCTCGCCCGCGAGATGGACTTCGAGTTCCCCCGGCCGGTGTACACCGGCGAGGAGGTGACCTGTCGCTGGCGGTTCGAGCACGTCACCGAGTGCGAGGACCGCTACTCGCTGTCGGCGCGGGCGGTCTGCCGGAACGAAGCGGGCGAGGTCGTCCTGCGGGCCGAGATCGCCGGCGTCATCCTGAAGTAG
- the ileS gene encoding isoleucine--tRNA ligase encodes MERFGEVSDQYEPHEVEDRVFDYWDEVDAYEQTKTHREDCEPFFFVDGPPYTSGAAHMGTTWNKALKDAFIRFYRMQGYDVTDRPGYDMHGLPIETKVEEELGFENKKDIEEYGEEKFIEACKEFANRNLDAMDEDFQSFGVWMDWDDPYKTVSPEYMEAAWWGFQQAHERGLVEQGKRSINQCPRCETAIANNEVERHDVHKPAIYVKFPLTGREGNLVIWTTTPWTIPANTFVAVEEDATYVGVRAEKDGETDLLYVSEPQVEEVLKAARYEDYEVVEEVTGEEMVGWEYEHPLAEEVPDHPQGEGAGQVYTAEYPDANDRSGMVHSAPGHGEEDFERGSELGLEIFCPVQGDGTYTEQGGKYAGQFVRDANENVIADLDEKGLLLAHDENYLVEGEGQCWRCDTDIVRLVTDQWFITVSDIKEDLLENVEDSTWWPQSARDERFRNFVEDSPDWNVSRQRYWGIPIPIWTPEDWSGDMSEVVVVGTREELAERVDQDVDPDEVDLHKPTVDDLTITEDGTTYTRVPDVFDVWLDSSVASWGTLDYPSDESQFDELWPADLIIEAHDQTRGWFWSQLGMGTAALDEVPYDEVLMHGWALAEDGRKMSKSIGNIVEPSEAIERHGADAMRLFLLSRNPQEEDMRFSWDEMENMQRDLNILWNVFRFPLPYMRMDGFVPENVTPEEADTELVDEWVLARLQSVKAEMAEQWEEHRRPDRALDTLLDFVVEDVSRFYIQVVRERMWEEEDNPSKEAAYATFYQVLTDVVKLLAPYAPFVTDEIYNTLTGDEGYDTVHMCDFPETDDFWADAQLETDVQLLRAVEEAGSNARQQADRKLRWPVSRVVVAPNDDRAAEAVERHRDLLADRLNAREVELVSPDQQWGELQYAARADMGKLGPAFGQRAPEVMNALNEASLDSADLDDLREAVGEDDLTEEMVEFVTRTPEGVTGSSFAVKGDEKGVVYVDATLTEDIESEGYAREVIRRVQEMRKDLDLDIEARIRLELDVADERVADLVNRHEDLIAEEVRAAEFGSVDDGHRKEWEVEGVTMTLAVEPLAEAEASDD; translated from the coding sequence ATGGAACGATTCGGGGAGGTATCCGACCAGTACGAGCCCCACGAGGTCGAAGACCGCGTCTTCGACTACTGGGACGAGGTGGATGCCTACGAGCAGACGAAGACACACCGAGAGGACTGCGAACCGTTCTTCTTCGTGGACGGCCCGCCGTACACCTCCGGCGCCGCCCACATGGGGACGACCTGGAACAAGGCCCTCAAGGACGCCTTCATCCGCTTCTACCGGATGCAGGGCTACGACGTGACCGACCGGCCGGGCTACGACATGCACGGCCTCCCCATCGAGACGAAGGTCGAGGAGGAACTCGGTTTCGAGAACAAGAAGGACATCGAGGAGTACGGCGAGGAGAAGTTCATCGAGGCCTGCAAGGAGTTCGCCAACCGCAACCTCGACGCCATGGACGAGGACTTCCAGTCCTTCGGCGTCTGGATGGACTGGGACGACCCCTACAAGACGGTCTCCCCGGAGTACATGGAGGCCGCCTGGTGGGGCTTCCAGCAGGCCCACGAGCGCGGGCTGGTCGAGCAGGGCAAGCGCTCCATCAACCAGTGCCCGCGGTGTGAGACCGCCATCGCCAACAACGAGGTCGAGCGCCACGACGTGCACAAGCCCGCTATCTACGTCAAGTTCCCCTTGACGGGCCGCGAGGGGAACCTCGTCATCTGGACGACCACCCCGTGGACCATCCCCGCGAACACGTTCGTCGCGGTGGAGGAGGACGCGACCTACGTCGGCGTGCGCGCCGAGAAGGACGGCGAGACGGACCTGCTCTACGTCTCCGAGCCGCAGGTCGAGGAGGTCCTGAAGGCGGCCCGGTACGAGGACTACGAGGTCGTCGAGGAGGTCACCGGCGAGGAGATGGTCGGCTGGGAGTACGAGCACCCGCTGGCCGAGGAGGTGCCCGACCACCCGCAGGGCGAGGGCGCCGGCCAGGTGTACACCGCCGAGTACCCCGACGCCAACGACCGGTCCGGGATGGTCCACTCCGCACCCGGGCACGGTGAGGAGGACTTCGAGCGCGGCTCGGAACTCGGGCTCGAGATCTTCTGTCCCGTCCAGGGCGACGGCACCTACACCGAGCAGGGCGGCAAGTACGCCGGCCAGTTCGTTCGCGACGCCAACGAGAACGTCATCGCCGACCTCGACGAGAAGGGCCTGCTGCTGGCCCACGACGAGAACTACCTCGTCGAGGGCGAGGGGCAGTGCTGGCGGTGTGACACGGACATCGTCCGCCTCGTCACCGACCAGTGGTTCATCACCGTCTCCGACATCAAGGAGGACCTGCTCGAGAACGTCGAGGACAGCACGTGGTGGCCCCAGTCCGCCCGCGACGAGCGCTTCCGCAACTTCGTCGAGGACTCGCCGGACTGGAACGTCTCCCGGCAGCGCTACTGGGGCATCCCCATCCCCATCTGGACGCCCGAGGACTGGAGTGGCGATATGAGCGAGGTCGTGGTCGTCGGCACCCGCGAGGAACTCGCCGAGCGCGTCGACCAGGACGTCGACCCCGACGAGGTCGACCTCCACAAGCCGACGGTCGACGACCTGACCATCACCGAGGACGGGACCACCTACACCCGCGTCCCCGACGTGTTCGACGTGTGGCTCGACTCCTCGGTCGCCTCGTGGGGTACCCTCGACTACCCGAGCGACGAGAGCCAGTTCGACGAGCTCTGGCCCGCCGACCTCATCATCGAGGCCCACGACCAGACGCGTGGCTGGTTCTGGTCCCAGCTCGGGATGGGTACCGCCGCGCTCGACGAGGTCCCTTACGACGAGGTCCTCATGCACGGCTGGGCCCTCGCCGAGGACGGCCGGAAGATGTCGAAGTCCATCGGGAACATCGTCGAGCCCAGCGAGGCCATCGAGCGCCACGGCGCCGACGCGATGCGCCTGTTCCTGCTCTCGCGCAACCCGCAGGAGGAGGACATGCGCTTCTCGTGGGACGAGATGGAGAACATGCAGCGCGACCTCAACATCCTCTGGAACGTGTTCCGGTTCCCGCTCCCGTACATGCGGATGGACGGGTTCGTCCCGGAGAACGTCACGCCCGAGGAGGCCGACACCGAACTCGTCGACGAGTGGGTGCTCGCCCGTCTCCAGAGCGTCAAGGCCGAGATGGCCGAGCAGTGGGAGGAGCACCGCCGCCCCGACCGCGCGCTCGACACGCTGCTCGATTTCGTCGTCGAGGACGTCTCGCGGTTCTACATCCAGGTCGTCCGCGAGCGCATGTGGGAGGAGGAGGACAACCCCTCGAAGGAGGCCGCCTACGCCACCTTCTACCAAGTGCTCACGGACGTCGTCAAGCTACTGGCGCCGTACGCCCCCTTCGTCACCGACGAGATCTACAACACCCTCACCGGCGACGAGGGTTACGACACGGTCCACATGTGCGACTTCCCCGAGACCGACGACTTCTGGGCCGACGCACAGCTCGAGACCGACGTCCAGCTCCTGCGTGCCGTCGAGGAGGCCGGGTCGAACGCCCGCCAGCAGGCCGACCGCAAGCTCCGCTGGCCCGTCTCGCGTGTCGTGGTCGCCCCGAACGACGACCGCGCCGCCGAGGCCGTCGAGCGCCACCGCGACCTGCTCGCCGACCGGCTGAACGCCAGGGAGGTCGAACTCGTCTCGCCCGACCAGCAGTGGGGCGAACTCCAGTACGCGGCCCGCGCCGACATGGGCAAGCTCGGCCCCGCCTTCGGCCAGCGCGCCCCCGAGGTCATGAACGCGCTCAACGAGGCCAGCCTCGACAGCGCCGACCTCGACGACCTGCGCGAGGCCGTCGGCGAGGACGACCTCACCGAGGAGATGGTCGAGTTCGTCACCCGGACGCCCGAGGGCGTCACCGGCAGTAGCTTCGCCGTGAAGGGCGACGAGAAGGGCGTCGTCTACGTCGACGCCACGCTGACCGAGGACATCGAGAGCGAGGGCTACGCCCGCGAGGTCATCCGCCGCGTCCAGGAGATGCGCAAGGACCTGGACCTCGACATCGAGGCGCGCATCCGCCTCGAACTCGACGTGGCCGACGAGCGCGTCGCCGACCTGGTGAACCGCCACGAGGACCTCATCGCCGAGGAGGTCCGCGCCGCCGAGTTCGGCAGCGTCGACGACGGCCACCGCAAGGAGTGGGAGGTCGAGGGCGTCACGATGACGCTCGCGGTCGAGCCGCTCGCGGAAGCCGAGGCGTCGGACGACTGA
- a CDS encoding amidohydrolase family protein, translating into MSFAPATDAHVHLMPDRLMAAIRDALSRDLGWAIDHPTERTAMESVLRRQGVDRYLALPYAHDPGLARKLNEWVLEQAGKSEMAVPFATVHPEDDVRPVVRDAFNAGARGLKLQCPVQDAAPNDPRLDPAFELCAEYGRPVLLHSGRAPNFGDSDAVGLGPFREFVASYPEVRVCCAHMGAPDTEGFVAEARAHDQVFLDTSVAMSAAVPENMDFDPASVENAVFEELAGSIMYGSDYPNVPYEYASEREHLLSRELSEDALDGLFRGAADRFLATSG; encoded by the coding sequence ATGTCCTTCGCCCCCGCGACCGACGCCCACGTCCACCTCATGCCCGACCGGCTGATGGCGGCCATCCGCGACGCCCTCTCCCGGGACCTCGGCTGGGCCATCGACCACCCGACCGAGCGCACCGCCATGGAGTCGGTGCTGCGCCGGCAGGGCGTCGACCGCTACCTCGCGCTGCCCTACGCCCACGACCCGGGGCTGGCCCGGAAACTGAACGAGTGGGTGCTGGAGCAGGCCGGGAAGTCCGAGATGGCCGTGCCATTCGCGACGGTCCACCCCGAGGACGACGTGCGCCCCGTCGTCAGGGACGCCTTCAACGCCGGCGCACGCGGGCTGAAGCTCCAGTGCCCGGTGCAGGACGCCGCGCCGAACGACCCGCGACTGGACCCGGCGTTCGAGCTGTGTGCCGAGTACGGCCGGCCGGTGCTGTTGCATTCTGGACGCGCCCCGAACTTCGGGGACTCCGACGCCGTCGGCCTCGGACCCTTCCGGGAGTTCGTCGCCTCCTACCCGGAGGTGCGGGTCTGCTGTGCCCACATGGGCGCGCCCGACACCGAGGGGTTCGTCGCCGAGGCCCGCGCCCACGACCAGGTCTTCCTCGACACGTCGGTCGCGATGTCGGCGGCGGTCCCCGAGAACATGGACTTCGACCCGGCGAGCGTCGAGAACGCGGTGTTCGAGGAGCTTGCCGGCTCCATCATGTACGGGTCGGACTACCCGAACGTCCCCTACGAGTACGCCAGTGAACGCGAGCACCTGCTCTCGCGGGAGCTCTCCGAGGACGCACTCGACGGGCTGTTCCGGGGCGCGGCCGACCGGTTCCTCGCTACTTCAGGATGA
- the pstA gene encoding phosphate ABC transporter permease PstA, whose amino-acid sequence MSTINRSELVREGTSRVEVLAGATVALTAVAFTLGLLSLFNIVAIDGTTAGIPMPMLLGAVLALSGLLVVGFGVGSYVGAIETQPLPSAGLVAAVAFTGVWFVIGGLVGSQTLGLGLVGWVVFAGIVGTGAFVTTVLPREDIGSTVPAGALALLSGVVMLTGIIGPGWKWAPNGLNAAFFYDITAPVIVMFSALYVGWAAAKAYGGFGARGRHLGAHVLVYLTVASIIAILIGLVLFVVVKGLPGVLQGFEIGLGVGPATTLGLFGFSYTIVWPVKWPILMNGVALLNDFNGVLPAIVGTIWLVVGSVLFAVPLGIGTAIFLSEYAEEGRFTQVVEIATNALWSTPSIVFGLFGYAFLIPRFGGQKSLLAGMLTLGFMLLPLVVITSREAMLAVPDEYRDGSAALGVTKWQTIRSVVLPAALPGVVTGVILGVGRIAGETAPILLTMAGGTFVPGSQTVDVIGGFEFIASPPFVQNPALLQATSALPYQLYAIITAGLSGGKLDPWALALVLLTIVLSFYAIGIVTRYYFRKKLNQ is encoded by the coding sequence ATGAGTACGATAAACCGCTCCGAACTGGTCCGTGAGGGAACGTCGCGGGTCGAGGTGCTCGCCGGGGCGACGGTCGCCCTGACCGCCGTCGCGTTCACGCTCGGCCTGCTGTCGCTGTTCAACATCGTCGCCATCGACGGGACGACCGCCGGCATCCCGATGCCGATGCTGCTCGGCGCCGTGCTGGCGCTCAGTGGCCTGCTCGTCGTCGGCTTCGGCGTCGGCTCGTACGTCGGCGCGATCGAGACACAGCCCCTGCCGTCGGCCGGCCTGGTCGCCGCCGTCGCGTTCACCGGCGTCTGGTTCGTCATCGGCGGCCTGGTCGGCTCCCAGACCCTCGGGCTCGGGCTCGTCGGCTGGGTCGTCTTCGCGGGCATCGTCGGGACCGGTGCGTTCGTGACAACCGTCCTCCCGCGCGAGGACATCGGCTCGACCGTCCCCGCGGGTGCCCTCGCGCTCCTCAGCGGGGTCGTGATGCTCACCGGCATCATCGGGCCCGGCTGGAAGTGGGCACCGAACGGCCTCAACGCGGCGTTCTTCTACGACATCACCGCCCCGGTCATCGTCATGTTCAGCGCGCTCTACGTCGGCTGGGCCGCGGCCAAGGCCTACGGCGGCTTCGGCGCGCGCGGTCGCCACCTCGGGGCGCACGTCCTCGTCTACCTGACCGTCGCCTCCATCATCGCCATCCTCATCGGCCTCGTCCTCTTCGTGGTCGTGAAGGGCCTGCCGGGCGTGCTCCAGGGCTTCGAGATCGGCCTCGGCGTCGGGCCCGCCACGACCCTCGGCCTCTTCGGCTTCAGCTACACCATCGTCTGGCCCGTCAAGTGGCCCATCCTGATGAACGGTGTCGCACTGCTGAACGACTTCAACGGCGTCCTGCCGGCCATCGTCGGCACCATCTGGCTGGTCGTCGGGTCGGTCCTCTTCGCCGTCCCGCTCGGTATCGGGACCGCCATCTTCCTCAGCGAGTACGCCGAGGAGGGGCGGTTCACGCAGGTCGTCGAGATCGCGACCAACGCGCTCTGGAGCACGCCCAGCATCGTCTTCGGGCTGTTCGGGTACGCGTTCCTCATCCCCCGCTTCGGCGGCCAGAAGTCGCTGCTGGCCGGGATGCTGACGCTCGGGTTCATGCTGCTCCCGCTGGTCGTCATCACGAGCCGTGAGGCGATGCTCGCCGTCCCGGACGAGTACCGCGACGGCAGCGCCGCACTCGGCGTCACGAAGTGGCAGACCATCCGGAGCGTCGTCCTGCCGGCCGCGCTTCCCGGCGTCGTCACGGGGGTCATCCTCGGCGTCGGCCGCATCGCCGGCGAGACGGCCCCCATCCTGCTCACCATGGCGGGTGGGACCTTCGTCCCGGGGAGCCAGACCGTCGACGTCATCGGCGGCTTCGAGTTCATCGCCTCGCCGCCGTTCGTCCAGAACCCCGCGCTCCTGCAGGCGACCAGCGCGCTGCCCTACCAGCTCTACGCCATCATCACCGCCGGCCTCAGCGGCGGGAAGCTCGACCCGTGGGCGCTCGCGCTGGTGTTGCTCACCATCGTCCTGTCGTTCTACGCCATCGGCATCGTCACGCGATACTACTTCCGCAAGAAACTGAACCAATGA